In Alteromonas sp. V450, the following proteins share a genomic window:
- the thiC gene encoding phosphomethylpyrimidine synthase ThiC gives MSNRREQRQQAQQFINELAGEAYPNSTRHYECGSRDDIRVAMRLIHQHDSLVGGTEENPILEPNPPIPVYDTSGPYGDPQENIDVHKGLAPLRQKWIEERSDTVELAGVSSSFAKERENDIFTEDFRFIRSRKPLKAKAGKNVTQLHYARQGIVTPEMEYIAIRENMGRQAIKEAELTQQHKGEHFGANLPDTITPEFVRQEVAAGRAIIPCNINHPELEPMIIGRNFLVKINANIGNSAVTSSIEEEVEKLVWSTRWGADTIMDLSTGRNIHETREWLLRNSPVPLGTVPIYQALEKVNGVAEDLTWEMFKDTLIEQAEQGVDYFTIHAGVLLEYVHLTAKRVTGIVSRGGSIMAKWCLSHHQQSFLYEHFHDICEICAKYDVALSLGDGLRPGSVADANDDAQFSELRTLGELTKIAWEYDVQVMIEGPGHVPMHMIKANMEEQLKHCHEAPFYTLGPLTTDIAPGYDHFTSGIGAAMIGWYGCAMLCYVTPKEHLGLPNKEDVKQGLITYKIAAHAADLAKGHPGAQIRDNAMSKARFEFRWEDQFNLALDPHTARAYHDETLPQASGKVAHFCSMCGPKFCSMKISQEVRDVAKQTEKDKGMQEMASAFNKTGAELYHAADSKVGMP, from the coding sequence ATGTCTAACAGACGCGAACAACGCCAACAAGCGCAGCAATTCATTAATGAACTAGCGGGCGAAGCTTACCCCAATTCAACACGCCATTATGAGTGTGGTAGCCGAGACGATATTCGTGTGGCTATGCGCCTTATACACCAGCACGACAGCTTAGTCGGTGGCACCGAAGAAAACCCCATTCTAGAGCCAAACCCGCCTATTCCAGTGTACGATACCTCTGGGCCCTATGGCGATCCGCAGGAAAACATTGATGTACACAAAGGTTTAGCACCGCTTCGCCAAAAATGGATTGAGGAGCGCAGCGATACTGTAGAACTAGCAGGCGTGTCATCGAGCTTTGCCAAAGAGCGTGAAAACGACATTTTTACCGAAGATTTCCGCTTTATTCGCAGCCGCAAACCACTAAAAGCCAAAGCGGGTAAAAACGTTACCCAGCTTCACTATGCAAGACAGGGCATTGTTACCCCAGAAATGGAATACATTGCCATTAGAGAAAATATGGGTCGACAGGCCATTAAAGAGGCAGAACTAACCCAGCAGCACAAAGGGGAGCACTTTGGCGCTAACCTACCAGACACCATCACGCCTGAATTTGTTCGCCAAGAAGTCGCCGCTGGACGTGCCATTATTCCGTGTAATATCAATCATCCCGAGTTAGAACCCATGATTATTGGCCGCAATTTCTTGGTGAAGATTAACGCCAATATCGGTAATTCGGCGGTAACCTCGTCTATTGAGGAGGAGGTAGAAAAGCTTGTGTGGTCAACGCGCTGGGGCGCCGACACAATTATGGATTTATCTACCGGCAGAAACATTCACGAAACCCGTGAATGGCTGCTGCGCAACAGCCCGGTTCCTCTTGGCACCGTACCCATTTATCAGGCACTGGAAAAAGTGAATGGCGTGGCGGAAGATTTAACGTGGGAGATGTTTAAAGACACCCTAATTGAGCAAGCCGAGCAGGGGGTAGACTACTTCACTATTCACGCTGGCGTGCTATTGGAATACGTACACCTTACCGCGAAGCGGGTTACTGGTATTGTGTCTCGCGGAGGCTCGATAATGGCAAAGTGGTGCTTAAGTCACCACCAGCAAAGCTTTTTGTACGAACACTTTCACGATATTTGTGAGATTTGCGCAAAGTACGATGTGGCGCTGTCATTAGGTGACGGCCTGCGCCCGGGCAGCGTAGCTGATGCTAACGACGATGCGCAGTTCTCCGAGTTACGCACTCTTGGTGAGCTAACCAAAATTGCATGGGAATACGATGTTCAAGTAATGATTGAAGGCCCAGGTCATGTGCCAATGCACATGATAAAAGCAAACATGGAAGAGCAGCTTAAACACTGCCACGAAGCGCCGTTTTATACCCTTGGGCCACTTACCACTGACATTGCACCGGGTTATGATCATTTCACTTCAGGCATTGGTGCAGCAATGATTGGCTGGTATGGCTGTGCCATGCTGTGCTACGTAACGCCAAAAGAGCATTTAGGCCTGCCGAATAAAGAAGACGTTAAACAAGGCTTAATTACTTACAAAATTGCGGCTCACGCAGCCGACTTAGCAAAAGGCCATCCCGGCGCTCAAATTCGCGACAACGCCATGTCGAAGGCACGCTTTGAATTTAGATGGGAAGACCAGTTTAACTTAGCGCTCGACCCTCATACTGCCAGGGCTTATCACGATGAAACCTTGCCGCAGGCGTCTGGCAAAGTGGCCCACTTTTGCTCTATGTGCGGCCCGAAATTCTGCAGCATGAAAATTTCTCAAGAGGTTCGCGACGTTGCCAAACAAACCGAGAAAGATAAGGGTATGCAAGAAATGGCATCGGCCTTCAATAAAACGGGCGCTGAACTGTACCACGCTGCTGATAGCAAGGTTGGAATGCCATGA
- a CDS encoding TetR/AcrR family transcriptional regulator — MKKSEKSEKILDVALTLLKNEGDYGVTMRQVAAGANMTLSNVQYYFKNKDNLLVALADRYFQSCLSEMREMPKLTSEATLHEDLTSLVKAFLCHGLELSEMCRIFREYWAISTRNAAIEQYLKAYYQSSAQVLNAIFSPVAATPDNASKAVALFIPFVEGYSITAMSLTTDFEGDVKDMCDLLHMILLRP; from the coding sequence ATGAAAAAGAGCGAAAAATCAGAGAAAATATTAGACGTCGCATTAACTTTGCTAAAAAATGAGGGTGACTATGGTGTAACCATGAGGCAAGTTGCTGCTGGTGCAAATATGACATTAAGCAACGTGCAGTATTACTTCAAAAACAAAGATAACTTGCTTGTTGCTCTTGCCGACCGTTACTTTCAATCGTGCCTGTCTGAAATGCGCGAAATGCCCAAACTTACGTCTGAAGCTACCCTACATGAAGACCTGACATCCTTAGTAAAAGCGTTTTTATGCCACGGACTTGAACTGTCAGAAATGTGTCGTATATTTCGCGAATATTGGGCAATTTCCACTAGAAATGCTGCCATTGAACAGTATTTAAAAGCCTATTACCAATCATCTGCACAGGTGCTTAATGCTATTTTCAGCCCTGTAGCTGCAACACCAGACAACGCCTCAAAAGCTGTAGCGTTATTCATACCCTTTGTAGAAGGCTATTCGATTACTGCCATGTCACTAACAACCGACTTCGAAGGTGACGTTAAAGATATGTGCGATTTATTACATATGATTTTGCTTCGCCCATAG
- the thiS gene encoding sulfur carrier protein ThiS, whose protein sequence is MTQIRLHVNNQAINAISPISIAELVALNQLGSEGTAIACNNTIISKQEWATTYLKDNDSLDVFTLVAGG, encoded by the coding sequence ATGACACAAATTCGACTACACGTTAATAACCAAGCCATTAACGCTATATCGCCCATATCAATTGCTGAACTTGTTGCGCTTAATCAGTTAGGTAGCGAAGGAACCGCCATTGCCTGCAATAACACCATTATCAGCAAGCAAGAATGGGCTACAACCTATTTAAAAGACAACGACAGCCTAGATGTTTTTACATTAGTAGCAGGGGGATAA
- the thiE gene encoding thiamine phosphate synthase, which yields MTEQVEQFTASQQPVVWCIGGVDSSGGAGVTRDAITFADLGVHACILTTQLTVQSNTLMLSKESASASALNQQWQVLAQSTPAQAIKIGAIANDEQALLLCARIQSLPTPKPFVVWDPVLRTSSGGKLSDLSDGAIEALLRTVDLVTPNIQELQWLTATQVSDHNTLFTAAGHLMDKGAHALYIKGGHARWQQNVCDTFISASHTLNFMQPRVNTGKLRGTGCMLASAITAFVVNGYDIEDALTLANAYVSEVRHKTLQGQTRSSMHNNPVAFARINGFPSNANLFPSVSFERENCECASTLCHHKANENQNAFAPLVHTKLGIYPVVDSIDWLAKLIPTGVKIIQLRVKHGSESEIREQIRQAVLLTENTDCQLFINDHWALAIELGAFGVHLGQEDIYSADLNAIQNAGLRLGVSTHGFAEIQRIKRLNPSYIALGHIFPTTTKDMPSQPQGVERLAKYVALCGNIPTVAIGGINQQRIKAVANTGVDSIAVVTAITRAGDPIAAYHELASEAGFNSEAGGTPC from the coding sequence ATGACAGAGCAGGTTGAGCAATTCACCGCCTCACAGCAGCCGGTTGTATGGTGTATAGGTGGTGTAGATTCTAGTGGTGGCGCGGGCGTGACCCGCGACGCCATTACGTTTGCCGATTTAGGCGTACATGCCTGTATTTTAACCACGCAGCTTACCGTGCAATCAAATACACTCATGCTTTCAAAAGAAAGCGCCAGTGCATCGGCACTTAATCAACAATGGCAAGTACTCGCCCAAAGCACGCCAGCACAAGCTATCAAAATAGGCGCCATTGCCAACGATGAACAGGCCCTATTGCTATGCGCACGAATACAATCACTGCCTACGCCTAAACCCTTTGTTGTATGGGACCCAGTGTTAAGGACATCGTCGGGGGGAAAGCTCAGCGATTTGAGCGACGGGGCGATTGAGGCGTTGTTACGTACCGTTGATTTAGTTACACCAAACATACAAGAACTACAATGGCTTACAGCAACACAGGTTAGCGACCATAACACGCTATTTACAGCTGCCGGACACCTTATGGATAAAGGAGCCCATGCGCTATACATCAAAGGCGGTCACGCCCGCTGGCAGCAAAACGTTTGCGATACCTTTATCAGCGCCTCGCACACGTTAAATTTTATGCAGCCGCGCGTGAATACCGGCAAACTCCGTGGTACAGGCTGCATGCTGGCAAGCGCTATCACGGCGTTTGTTGTTAATGGCTACGATATAGAAGACGCACTAACACTGGCTAATGCTTATGTTAGTGAAGTACGCCATAAAACGCTGCAAGGGCAAACGCGTTCATCAATGCATAATAACCCCGTTGCTTTTGCTAGAATTAACGGCTTTCCCAGTAACGCTAACCTTTTTCCAAGCGTTTCTTTTGAGCGTGAAAACTGTGAGTGCGCCAGCACGCTGTGCCATCACAAAGCAAATGAAAACCAAAACGCATTCGCGCCACTTGTGCATACAAAGCTTGGCATTTATCCGGTAGTAGACAGTATAGATTGGCTTGCCAAGCTTATTCCAACCGGGGTGAAGATAATTCAGCTACGGGTAAAGCATGGGTCAGAGTCTGAAATTCGTGAACAAATTCGACAGGCTGTGCTGCTGACTGAAAACACAGACTGCCAGCTTTTTATCAACGACCACTGGGCCCTTGCAATAGAGCTTGGTGCATTTGGCGTACATCTGGGCCAAGAAGATATTTACAGTGCCGACCTTAACGCCATTCAAAATGCCGGCCTTCGACTAGGCGTGTCTACACATGGTTTTGCTGAAATACAGCGCATTAAGCGCCTGAACCCCTCGTACATTGCATTAGGGCATATATTTCCCACGACAACGAAAGACATGCCGTCACAACCACAAGGCGTTGAACGATTAGCCAAATACGTAGCATTGTGCGGGAATATTCCCACTGTCGCTATTGGTGGTATCAATCAGCAACGCATAAAAGCAGTGGCGAACACTGGGGTAGACAGTATTGCAGTTGTAACTGCAATCACTCGTGCTGGCGACCCCATTGCGGCATATCACGAACTGGCTAGTGAAGCCGGCTTTAATAGTGAGGCAGGAGGCACACCTTGCTAA
- a CDS encoding haloalkane dehalogenase translates to MIKALRTPDDRFKNLVDYPFEPNYVDDLEGYEGLRGHYIDEGSKGAENVFLCLHGEPAWSYLYRKMIPEFVKAGGRVVAPDLLGFGKSDKPIGEDTYTFEFHRNYLIQLIERLDLKNITLVCQDWGGLLGLTLPMDMQRRFKRLIIMNTGLLVEPVIAPAFIEWHDDIVKANPLSLSHFFKQYAPTINEDEANAYAAPFPDSSYLSGVLKFPKIVANPDQVCIETSTRAFSFWKNDWDGETFMAIGMKDKMLGPDVMHFMQGVIRGCPEPMEVPEAGHFVQEFGDTVASAALKQFGLI, encoded by the coding sequence ATGATTAAAGCGTTAAGAACCCCCGATGACAGATTTAAAAATCTCGTTGATTACCCTTTTGAGCCCAACTATGTAGATGATCTTGAAGGGTATGAAGGCTTGCGTGGCCACTATATTGATGAAGGTAGCAAAGGCGCAGAGAATGTATTTCTTTGTCTTCATGGTGAGCCCGCTTGGAGTTATTTATACAGAAAAATGATTCCAGAGTTTGTTAAAGCGGGTGGTCGTGTCGTTGCGCCCGATTTATTAGGTTTTGGTAAATCAGATAAACCTATCGGTGAAGATACTTACACCTTCGAGTTTCACCGCAATTATTTAATACAGCTTATTGAACGCCTAGACCTTAAAAACATTACATTGGTATGCCAAGACTGGGGTGGTTTACTTGGGCTTACATTGCCTATGGATATGCAGCGCCGGTTTAAACGTTTAATCATTATGAATACGGGACTGTTGGTGGAGCCTGTTATTGCGCCAGCGTTTATTGAATGGCATGACGATATTGTAAAAGCTAATCCGCTGTCGCTGTCGCACTTCTTTAAGCAATATGCACCTACTATCAATGAAGACGAAGCTAACGCTTACGCTGCACCATTCCCTGACAGCAGTTACTTATCAGGGGTATTGAAGTTTCCCAAAATTGTCGCAAACCCCGATCAAGTGTGTATTGAAACTTCTACTAGAGCCTTCTCTTTTTGGAAGAATGATTGGGATGGGGAAACCTTCATGGCTATTGGTATGAAAGATAAAATGTTGGGGCCAGATGTTATGCATTTCATGCAGGGTGTTATTAGAGGGTGCCCAGAGCCAATGGAAGTGCCAGAGGCCGGACATTTCGTTCAAGAGTTCGGAGATACAGTTGCATCTGCCGCACTAAAACAGTTTGGTCTTATTTAA
- the thiH gene encoding 2-iminoacetate synthase ThiH, protein MKVANALLQQDLSHLSLSINSKNAHDVEHALKSTVLTLDDFMALISPAAKPYLEDMAQRAFALARHRFGNTMQLFVPLYLSNLCANECTYCGFTMSNKIKRTTLSTPQVLSEIAAINAMGFSQVLLVTGEHESKVGMAYFEKTLAAIRDKVSYLMMEVQPLKQNEYAKLKTLGLDAVLVYQETYCPKHYANFHTRGKKQDFLWRLEASDRLGQAGIDKIGIGALLGLGDWRVDSAMTALHGKLLQQHYWKSRVSIAFPRLRSCEGNTTGGNALMNNKLPNERDLLQLICAHRIFNPYAELSLSTRESSAFRDGAMSLGVTSMSAASQTQPGGYSEPTQALNQFDIDDNRPVEAVVRAIRAQGLEPVWKDWMMFKNVPNMACE, encoded by the coding sequence ATGAAAGTAGCCAACGCGTTGTTGCAGCAAGATCTCTCCCATTTGTCGCTGTCAATCAACAGTAAAAACGCCCATGACGTAGAACATGCCCTAAAGAGTACAGTGCTAACGCTCGATGATTTTATGGCGCTAATTTCTCCTGCGGCCAAGCCCTACTTAGAAGATATGGCACAGCGCGCGTTTGCCCTTGCGCGCCACCGTTTTGGCAACACCATGCAGCTGTTTGTACCTTTGTATTTATCAAATTTATGCGCAAACGAATGTACTTACTGCGGCTTTACCATGAGCAACAAAATTAAGCGCACCACATTAAGCACACCGCAGGTTTTAAGTGAAATAGCCGCCATTAACGCAATGGGGTTTTCACAAGTGCTACTGGTAACCGGCGAACATGAAAGCAAAGTGGGTATGGCGTACTTTGAAAAAACCCTTGCCGCCATTCGCGATAAGGTCAGCTACCTCATGATGGAAGTACAGCCACTGAAACAAAACGAATATGCAAAGCTAAAAACCTTGGGCTTAGATGCTGTGCTGGTGTATCAGGAAACCTATTGTCCAAAGCATTATGCGAACTTCCACACACGTGGCAAGAAACAGGATTTTTTATGGCGTCTTGAAGCCTCTGATCGCCTCGGACAGGCGGGTATTGATAAAATAGGTATTGGTGCGCTACTCGGTTTGGGTGACTGGCGCGTTGACAGCGCGATGACGGCGCTGCACGGTAAACTGCTTCAACAGCATTACTGGAAAAGTCGGGTGTCTATTGCATTTCCTCGTCTTCGCAGTTGCGAGGGCAATACAACAGGGGGTAATGCATTAATGAATAACAAACTGCCCAATGAACGGGATTTACTTCAGCTTATTTGTGCGCATCGCATTTTTAACCCTTATGCAGAGCTGTCTTTGTCAACCCGCGAGTCTAGCGCTTTTCGCGACGGTGCAATGTCGCTTGGGGTAACGTCTATGAGCGCAGCATCGCAAACTCAGCCCGGCGGTTACAGTGAACCTACGCAAGCGCTCAATCAGTTTGATATTGACGATAATCGCCCCGTAGAGGCCGTGGTACGCGCAATACGAGCGCAAGGCTTAGAGCCCGTATGGAAAGATTGGATGATGTTTAAGAATGTGCCAAATATGGCCTGTGAATAA
- a CDS encoding HesA/MoeB/ThiF family protein yields MLTHQEIKRYSRQLLLDDIDEEGQRNIANAHVVIIGLGGLGSVAARYLIGAGVAAQCKARATAPPCEGKLTLVDGDTVDVSNLQRQTSYNEMHLGELKTNALKSELQKVNPYASIELKSRFADSKNLHTIIQNATCVLDCTDNVTVRKAINKACVSAKVPLFIASASGLTWQAININNALNESGCYHCLVSHIQVNENCVSQGILGPVVGMAACHQATQVLLYLAKKAHANIKWGHYIHADAAQGKMQSFFLPPSANCEVCQ; encoded by the coding sequence TTGCTAACGCATCAAGAGATAAAGCGGTATAGCCGACAATTATTACTCGATGACATAGACGAGGAAGGCCAGCGTAACATCGCTAACGCACACGTGGTTATTATCGGGCTGGGCGGGCTTGGCAGTGTTGCGGCCCGATATCTTATAGGCGCAGGTGTGGCCGCTCAGTGCAAAGCCCGTGCAACAGCGCCTCCCTGTGAAGGAAAGCTTACCCTGGTAGACGGTGACACTGTTGATGTAAGCAATCTTCAGCGGCAAACAAGCTACAACGAAATGCATTTAGGCGAACTAAAAACTAATGCGCTAAAAAGCGAATTACAAAAAGTGAACCCCTATGCAAGCATCGAACTTAAAAGTCGATTTGCTGATAGTAAGAACTTACATACCATTATTCAAAATGCCACCTGCGTTTTAGACTGCACTGACAATGTCACGGTGCGCAAAGCGATTAACAAGGCGTGCGTTAGTGCTAAGGTTCCACTGTTTATTGCGTCGGCCAGTGGCCTTACCTGGCAAGCGATAAATATTAACAACGCGCTCAATGAAAGCGGCTGTTACCACTGCTTAGTCAGTCATATTCAAGTGAATGAAAACTGTGTAAGCCAAGGTATTTTGGGGCCTGTTGTGGGCATGGCGGCATGTCATCAGGCCACACAAGTTTTACTGTACTTAGCGAAAAAAGCTCACGCGAACATTAAGTGGGGACACTACATTCATGCCGATGCCGCTCAGGGCAAAATGCAATCATTTTTTCTTCCCCCCTCTGCCAACTGCGAGGTATGCCAATGA
- a CDS encoding NAD(P)H-dependent oxidoreductase: protein MKILHLVFHPNLATSRVNNTWQKQIIASGKVSTSRDMYNEYPDFQIDKDKEQKLLLEHDRIVIQFPIYWWSMTPLLKKWLDDVLEYQFAYGSKGDKLKGKDLMLICSAGGQAKNYSGFDMFATVPEILKPFQLTANLAQMNYAQPLYMFNADACSDDEVERYGKSWVRVIDDEKRGNGLSFANAKIRDELDEVYEQLGMA, encoded by the coding sequence ATGAAGATTTTACACTTGGTATTCCACCCCAACTTAGCAACATCCAGAGTGAATAATACTTGGCAAAAGCAAATTATTGCATCTGGAAAAGTGAGCACGAGCCGCGATATGTACAACGAGTATCCCGACTTTCAAATTGACAAAGACAAGGAGCAAAAGCTGCTTTTAGAGCACGATCGTATTGTTATTCAATTCCCTATTTATTGGTGGTCGATGACACCGTTACTTAAAAAGTGGCTGGATGATGTGCTTGAATATCAATTTGCTTATGGCAGCAAAGGTGACAAGCTGAAAGGTAAAGATCTCATGCTTATTTGTTCTGCCGGCGGGCAGGCGAAGAATTATAGCGGGTTTGACATGTTTGCCACCGTACCGGAAATACTAAAACCCTTCCAACTTACGGCAAACTTAGCACAGATGAACTACGCACAGCCGCTGTACATGTTTAACGCAGATGCATGCAGTGACGATGAAGTAGAGAGATACGGTAAATCTTGGGTTCGCGTTATTGATGATGAAAAACGTGGAAACGGGTTGAGTTTCGCCAATGCAAAAATTCGTGACGAGCTAGACGAGGTATATGAGCAGCTAGGCATGGCTTAG
- a CDS encoding heme biosynthesis HemY N-terminal domain-containing protein, with protein MKWLAIALAVLAAFVIALIVGPMLLGDKGYVLISLGNTAIEMTVISFCILVIGAVIAWYVLSRLVLWALSLVTGSHKWFGTFGERKRKRAFYDGLHAMAAGDFDAAQKALGKTTNGDFEGVNYLASAQIAFANGDLAKARYFLVQATDFPKAKVAATVMHARIDIAEDKYDAALEKLNELDEQERENKQVVQLKAQILAKLGKWQVLEENLSGWRKSLPKADYTMWSQRIAKGKFAEIASKQGAVELKSYWDTLPRKLRHDDAYRAAYVQQLLDQGMHADAQSLLVEWQKRGLNSTLFPLFSQLNIPDASPSLRLLESWIKQDDENVSLYSTLGQVAFNSGDDMLAEKALLKATKMKPRKEDLLLLAAISERKHDTATALQLYKEGQHLAV; from the coding sequence ATGAAATGGTTAGCTATTGCCCTTGCGGTATTAGCCGCATTTGTTATTGCGTTAATTGTTGGGCCCATGTTGCTTGGCGACAAAGGCTATGTACTGATTTCACTTGGTAATACTGCCATTGAAATGACAGTGATCAGCTTTTGTATTTTAGTGATTGGTGCCGTTATCGCCTGGTATGTACTGTCGCGACTTGTACTGTGGGCGCTAAGCCTGGTGACAGGCTCACATAAGTGGTTTGGTACCTTTGGTGAGCGCAAGCGCAAGCGCGCATTTTACGATGGCCTGCATGCCATGGCCGCAGGTGATTTCGATGCAGCACAAAAAGCGTTGGGAAAAACAACTAACGGCGATTTTGAAGGCGTTAACTATTTGGCGTCTGCGCAAATTGCATTTGCCAACGGCGATTTAGCCAAAGCCCGCTACTTCCTTGTTCAGGCAACTGACTTTCCAAAAGCAAAAGTAGCCGCAACCGTCATGCACGCGCGCATTGACATTGCTGAAGATAAATACGATGCGGCGCTAGAAAAACTTAACGAGCTTGACGAGCAAGAGCGCGAGAACAAGCAAGTTGTGCAGTTAAAAGCACAAATTCTTGCCAAGCTAGGTAAATGGCAAGTGCTTGAGGAGAATTTATCAGGCTGGCGTAAATCATTGCCCAAAGCTGATTATACGATGTGGAGCCAGCGAATTGCCAAAGGTAAGTTTGCAGAAATTGCCAGTAAGCAAGGTGCAGTCGAGCTTAAATCGTATTGGGACACCCTACCTCGTAAGCTTCGTCACGACGATGCTTACCGCGCTGCATACGTTCAGCAGTTGCTTGACCAGGGCATGCATGCCGATGCTCAAAGCTTATTAGTTGAATGGCAAAAGCGCGGGCTAAATAGCACCCTGTTCCCGCTTTTCTCGCAGTTGAATATTCCTGATGCGTCGCCGTCATTACGCCTGCTTGAAAGCTGGATAAAACAAGATGACGAGAACGTTTCACTGTATTCCACACTTGGCCAGGTGGCGTTTAATTCGGGTGACGATATGCTAGCAGAAAAAGCCCTACTTAAAGCCACTAAGATGAAGCCGCGCAAAGAGGACTTATTACTGCTAGCTGCAATTAGCGAACGCAAGCATGACACTGCTACCGCGCTTCAGCTTTACAAGGAAGGTCAGCACCTCGCAGTTTAG
- a CDS encoding thiazole synthase — MLTLADQTFSSRLLTGTGKFSNVATMRQAVEASQSAIVTLAMKRVAAESQQDSTLKALKALGVTLLPNTSGAKTAEEAVFAAELAYEAIGSHWIKLEIHPDQRYLLPDPIETLKAASMLVKKGFKVLPYCGADPVLCKRLEDVGCAAVMPLGAPIGSNQGLQTKPFLEIIVEQARIPVIVDAGIGKPSEAMAAMELGVDAVLVNTAIATARNPVAMAQAFASAVETGRQAFEAGLGATHRTAHASSPLTAFLESTT, encoded by the coding sequence ATGCTCACTTTAGCCGACCAAACCTTTTCCTCTCGTCTGCTGACGGGCACAGGCAAATTCAGTAATGTTGCCACCATGCGCCAGGCAGTAGAGGCCTCACAAAGCGCGATCGTCACCTTGGCAATGAAGCGGGTAGCAGCAGAAAGCCAGCAAGACAGCACATTAAAAGCGCTTAAAGCACTTGGCGTTACCTTACTCCCTAACACCTCTGGTGCAAAAACCGCTGAAGAGGCCGTGTTCGCCGCTGAATTGGCTTATGAGGCCATAGGGAGTCACTGGATTAAATTAGAAATTCATCCCGATCAACGCTATTTATTACCCGACCCCATCGAAACATTAAAAGCCGCCAGCATGCTGGTAAAAAAAGGGTTTAAGGTTTTGCCCTATTGCGGCGCCGACCCCGTGTTGTGCAAACGCTTGGAAGATGTTGGCTGCGCTGCTGTTATGCCCTTAGGTGCCCCCATTGGCAGCAACCAAGGGCTGCAGACCAAACCGTTTTTAGAAATTATTGTAGAGCAAGCGCGCATTCCGGTTATTGTAGATGCAGGCATTGGTAAACCCAGTGAAGCAATGGCAGCCATGGAGCTTGGTGTAGACGCAGTATTAGTAAATACCGCCATTGCAACGGCGCGAAATCCTGTCGCCATGGCACAGGCGTTTGCCAGTGCGGTAGAAACGGGCCGTCAAGCCTTCGAAGCAGGGCTTGGCGCTACACATCGTACTGCTCACGCTTCAAGCCCGCTGACTGCATTTTTGGAGTCTACTACATGA